In Polyangia bacterium, the DNA window CGTCGCTCGCGCGGGAAAATCCGGTGGTCGAGGGCGTTGCCGCGGCGGTCGCCGTCGCGGCGATCGCGGCGCAGGGCCTGGCGGATGCCCTCCAGCGTTTCGGGCATCGGGTCGATGCGGGCGGTGCGGGCGGCGCAGCCGTGGCAGAAGGGCAGGGTGCGGCGCTGGATCTCCATCAGCTTGAGCTGGTCGCGGCGCTTTTCCCGGCAGATGGTGCACATGGCGCCCCGCCCGACCGGCCGCGATTCCGCCCAGCGGGTGTAACAGCCCCAGCAGCGACCGCGGCGCAGCTCGACCACGTCGGCCCCGCAGACATTGCAAGGCATGGTCGCCTGTTCGATTTGGACGCTCATATCTTCAGTAAAACGCCAGACGGCGGTGCGAGCAAAAAAAGTGATGGCGCGGGCGGCGGCGCTGGCCACGAAGCCAAGACCGGACCCGCGGCGTGCTAACCTCCGCGTTCCGCCTCTCGTATGCGTCGCGCACTTGTGGTCATCGAAGACGCCTCCTTGCGCCAGAGCCTGCAGCTGGCCTTGCACGCGGCGGGTTTTCAGACGGTGGGCGTTGCGTCCGCGCGCGAGGCGACGCGCGAACTGGCCACCGGCGCGTACGAGTTAATGGTGTCGCGGCCGGGCGCCGGCGCGCTGGCCCTGACACCGGCTCGGGAGCTGCCGCGCCAGACGGAGGCGGCGCCCGCCGGCGCGGCGACGTCGACGGACGGCGGTCTCATCGGCCAGCACCCGCGCTTGCTGTCTATGCTGGCGGCGATGGCCAAGGTGGCGCCGCACAAGACCACCGTGTTGGTGCGCGGCGAGTCCGGCACCGGCAAGGAGCTGGTGGCGCGCGCGCTGCACGCGCTTTCTCCTCGCCGAGACGGTCCCTTTGTGGTCATGAGCTGCGGGGCGATCCCGGCCGGCCTGCTGGAATCCGAACTGTTTGGCCACGAGCGCGGCGCTTTCACCGATGCGGTTCGCGATCGCTTGGGCCTGTTCGAACGTGCCTCGGGCGGGACGCTGTTTCTCGACGAGATTGGCGAGCTGCCCCTGGCCATGCAGGTGAACCTGCTGCGCGTGTTGCAAGACGATCGGGTGCGCCGGGTGGGTGGCAGCGACGACATCCTGGTCGACGTGCGGGTGGTGGCGGCGACGGCGCGCGATCTGGAATCGGAGGTGGCCGCCGGACACATTCGCGAAGATCTTTATTATCGGCTGGACGTGCTGTCGTTGCGCTTGCCGCCGCTGCGCGATCGTCCGGACGACGTTCCGCTTTTGACCGCGCACTTCATCCGGCGCGCCAATCGGCGACTGGGCCTGTCGATCGCCGGTGCCAGCGCCGAAGCTCTGCGCGCGCTGCAGGCGTATCGCTGGCCCGGCAACGTGCGCGAGCTGGAGAACGTCGTCGAACGAGCGGTGGTCTTGGCGGAAGGCGCGGAGATCGGCGTCGAGCTTTTGCCGCCGCGGGTGGCGGCGCCGGGCGCAAGCAGCGGCGTCAGTTTGATGGGGGCGAGCGACGCTGGCGATCTGTCGATCAAACGCACCTTGCGCCGGACAGAAGAAGAATTGATTCGCCGGGCGCTGGCTCGGACGAATGGAAACCGTACCCGGGCGGCCGAACTTTTAGAAATCAGCCACCGTGCGCTGCTTTACAAGATTAAGGAGTATAAAATCGGTCCCGCTGGGTGACCACCACAAGTGGCTTTTTTGACAGGTGTTTGTGGGGCTGTCTACAATGTAGGTCGATATGAGTCGAAGTAGTTACAGCGCGTCGAGTCGCACCGGGTAACCCGCCTATGCCCGCCAACTGCATCGGCCTCGACATCGGTTCCAGCTCGATCAAGATCCTGCAGGTCAAGAGGACCAGCAAAGGGATCCGTCTGCTGGATTTCGGGATCGAGCCGTTGCCGGCGCAGACGATCGTCGACGGCAGCATCATGGACCAAAGCTCGGTCGTCGAGGCGATCCGAAAGCTGAAGACGACGCTGGGAATCCGCAACAAGCGCGTGGCCACGGCGATCTCCGGGCACTCGGTGATCATCAAGAAGATCCAGCTGCCGCAGATGACCGCGGACGAGCTGTCGCAGCAGCTGCCCTTCGAAGCCGAACAGCACATCCCGTTTCGCAAGGACGAGGTCGAGATCGACCATCAGGTGCTGAGCAACAAGAACGCCAGCGGTCAGATCGATCTGTTGCTGGTGGCGGCGAAGAAGGAAGTGATCGCCGACTACACGCAGGTGATCCGCGAGGCCAAGCTGATCCCGACGGTGATGGACGTGACCGCCTTCACCGTGCAGAACGCCTTCGAGGCGAACTATGACGCCAACCCGGGCGAGTCCGTGGGCCTCATCAATGTCGGCGCCGCCATTTCGAACGTGAACGTGGTGTGCGACGGGACCAGCGTGTTCACCCGCGACGTCACCGTCGGTGGCGGCGCCTTCACCGACGAGATCCAGAAGCGCGCCAGCATCGGCTACGACGAGGCCGAGGGGATGAAGATCTCTTTTTGCGAGGCCGCTCCCGGCTCGGCGGGCGTGCCGCCGACGGTGGAAGCGGTGATCAACGAAGTGGCCGAGGGCATGGCCGGCAAGCTGCAGCGGACCATCGATTTCTATTTGGCCGCCACGGCCGACGCGTCGCTGTCGCGCATTTTCTTGGCGGGCGGATCGGCGCGGGTGCCGGCGCTGCTGCGCGCGCTGCAGGAAAAGGCGCGGATCCCGGTGGAGATTCTGGATCCGTTCCGCCGCCTGCTGATCGACGAGACGAAGTTCGACATGGACTTCATCCGCGCCCACGCCGCCGAGGCGACGGTGGGGCTGGGGCTGGCGCTGCGCCGCCCGGGAGACCACGGATGATTCGCATCAACCTGCTGGCCGTCAAACGCGCGAAGAAGCGCGACGCCGGCGAGCGGGCGCTGATCTTCATGGGCATGGCCGTGCTGGCCGCGGCCGCCGCCATGGCCTTCGTGTACGTCGATGCCCAGGGTGAACTGGACGGGATCAAGCGCGCCAACAACGGCGTGCGGTCGGACATCGAACGCCTCAAAGCCGAGCTGGGCGATTACGACAAGATCAAAAGCCAGCGGCAGGATCTTCTGAAGCAGCAGAAGACCATCCAGGCGCTGCAGGCCGGGCGCACAGGTCCACTGTATCTGATGCGCGAGCTGTCAGAGATTCTGACCGCCAACAAAGGCCCGACCTTTGATCGGGCCAGCTATGAAGAACGGCTGCGCCGCGATCCCAACATCGGCTTCAACGCCAGCTGGGACACCCGCCGGGTATGGCTGGAAAGCTTTGAAGAGGCGCTGGGCAAGGTGCGCATGAAGGGCGCCGCCAAGTCGAACGAAGACGTCGCCGAATTCCTCAAACGCCTGCAGGTGTCGATCTTCTTTACTGACGTCACGCCCGAATCCACCACCCAGGTCTCCGAGGCCGCCGCCAACCCCGGCACCAAGCACGTCACCTTCAACCTCAGCGCGAAGGTCGTGTACTAGCCATGAACGAAAACATCAGGAAGTTGCTGAAGTTGAAAACGCCGGCGAAAATCGGCGTCACGGCGGCGACCATCCTGGCGGTGGGGCTGCTTTTCTACCAACTGCTTTACTCGGACGTCGCGGACGACATCAAGAAGGCCAAGGCGCAGCAGAGCGAGCTGCGGGACGAGAAGACGTCGTACGACAAGCGAAAAGGGGAATACCTGTCCTACCGCACGGAGCTGACCCAGCTGCAGGACGAACAGCGTGAGCTTTTGAAGGCATTGCCCAAGAAGGCGGAGATCCCCTCGTTCATCAGCAACATTCAGGAACAGGCCGAGCTGGCGGGGCTGGAGGTGCTGAACATCGACATCGCTCCCGAGGTGGCGCAGGAGCTGTACGTGAAGATCCCGGTCCGCATGGAGATCCGCGGCACCTACCACCAAGTGGCGAAATTCTTCAAAAACACCAGTGAGCTGCGCAGAATCGTCAATGTGGAGAATCTTACCCTCACGCCGGAGCGGGGCACTGCTGGCGAGCAGCAGAATGCGCCGACGCGCCTGCGGGCCAAGTTCGTGGCGGCGACGTTCCGCTTTAAAGAAGCGCCCGACGAAGCCGGGGCAGGGGCAGGCAAATGACTCCCCGGCGGCGAACAAGCGCGGCGACGGCCGCCTGGCTGGCGGTGGCGCTGGCGGCGACGGCCCCGTCGCGCGCTGCCGCTCCGGCCGATGCGGGCAGCGGGGCGGCGAAGAAATCGGCGACGGCTGCGAACACCGCGCCGACGCCAACGCCGCTGGTTGATCCTGCGCAGCGGGCGGCCGCCCTGCGCAAGAAGGTCCTGCGCGACGAGGATTTCGTCGAGAACGAAGAGACCAACCGCGATCCCTTTCATTCGTACCTGCGTCTGTTCGCCGACAAGCTGACCATCAAGACGCGCAAGGTGCCGGCCATCTTCGATAAGTACAGCCTGGAAGAGCTGTCGCTCATCGCCGTGGTCTCGGGCGACGAGACGCCGCGGGCGATGTTCCGCGATCCGCTGGGCCTGGGGCAGACGGTCAAGCAAGGCGACTTCATCGCCAAGTCGGGCGCTCGCGTCTCGAAGATTCTGTCCGAC includes these proteins:
- a CDS encoding sigma-54 dependent transcriptional regulator, coding for MRRALVVIEDASLRQSLQLALHAAGFQTVGVASAREATRELATGAYELMVSRPGAGALALTPARELPRQTEAAPAGAATSTDGGLIGQHPRLLSMLAAMAKVAPHKTTVLVRGESGTGKELVARALHALSPRRDGPFVVMSCGAIPAGLLESELFGHERGAFTDAVRDRLGLFERASGGTLFLDEIGELPLAMQVNLLRVLQDDRVRRVGGSDDILVDVRVVAATARDLESEVAAGHIREDLYYRLDVLSLRLPPLRDRPDDVPLLTAHFIRRANRRLGLSIAGASAEALRALQAYRWPGNVRELENVVERAVVLAEGAEIGVELLPPRVAAPGASSGVSLMGASDAGDLSIKRTLRRTEEELIRRALARTNGNRTRAAELLEISHRALLYKIKEYKIGPAG
- the pilM gene encoding type IV pilus assembly protein PilM, whose translation is MPANCIGLDIGSSSIKILQVKRTSKGIRLLDFGIEPLPAQTIVDGSIMDQSSVVEAIRKLKTTLGIRNKRVATAISGHSVIIKKIQLPQMTADELSQQLPFEAEQHIPFRKDEVEIDHQVLSNKNASGQIDLLLVAAKKEVIADYTQVIREAKLIPTVMDVTAFTVQNAFEANYDANPGESVGLINVGAAISNVNVVCDGTSVFTRDVTVGGGAFTDEIQKRASIGYDEAEGMKISFCEAAPGSAGVPPTVEAVINEVAEGMAGKLQRTIDFYLAATADASLSRIFLAGGSARVPALLRALQEKARIPVEILDPFRRLLIDETKFDMDFIRAHAAEATVGLGLALRRPGDHG
- a CDS encoding PilN domain-containing protein, which gives rise to MIRINLLAVKRAKKRDAGERALIFMGMAVLAAAAAMAFVYVDAQGELDGIKRANNGVRSDIERLKAELGDYDKIKSQRQDLLKQQKTIQALQAGRTGPLYLMRELSEILTANKGPTFDRASYEERLRRDPNIGFNASWDTRRVWLESFEEALGKVRMKGAAKSNEDVAEFLKRLQVSIFFTDVTPESTTQVSEAAANPGTKHVTFNLSAKVVY
- the pilO gene encoding type 4a pilus biogenesis protein PilO, giving the protein MNENIRKLLKLKTPAKIGVTAATILAVGLLFYQLLYSDVADDIKKAKAQQSELRDEKTSYDKRKGEYLSYRTELTQLQDEQRELLKALPKKAEIPSFISNIQEQAELAGLEVLNIDIAPEVAQELYVKIPVRMEIRGTYHQVAKFFKNTSELRRIVNVENLTLTPERGTAGEQQNAPTRLRAKFVAATFRFKEAPDEAGAGAGK
- a CDS encoding pilus assembly protein PilP, whose product is MTPRRRTSAATAAWLAVALAATAPSRAAAPADAGSGAAKKSATAANTAPTPTPLVDPAQRAAALRKKVLRDEDFVENEETNRDPFHSYLRLFADKLTIKTRKVPAIFDKYSLEELSLIAVVSGDETPRAMFRDPLGLGQTVKQGDFIAKSGARVSKILSDRVIVEQTETNANGEVHTVEKAILVNPEEPSSR